GATTCTCTGCGCGCCGGACGATTCCCGATCCCTCGCTGCCCACTCCGATTCAATCTCCACCACTCCCACTTGTCGAAACGCGTAATGGCGGAAGCTGCTCCACTTCCAATCGTCCGCGGCCTTCACCAATCCACGCTTTACTGGGTTGTTGTGAATGTATCCTAACTTGACCGCGAACTCTTCGGCATTGCGCACATTGCGGTCGTATCCGCGATCCTGCCAGAACCTTCCTTCCCGCAGCCGCTTGGTGAATGATAACTTCAGGTAGTGCATGGCGTCGGCCAGCGTTTGCCGTTCCGGTT
This window of the Terriglobales bacterium genome carries:
- a CDS encoding transposase, which produces MPSGLRRYHYSGQSHFLTFSCYRREQRFNTAATYDLFLTCLENMRVNFGVCVYGYVVMPEHVHLLVSEPERQTLADAMHYLKLSFTKRLREGRFWQDRGYDRNVRNAEEFAVKLGYIHNNPVKRGLVKAADDWKWSSFRHYAFRQVGVVEIESEWAARDRESSGAQRI